The Dehalococcoidia bacterium genome includes a region encoding these proteins:
- a CDS encoding MoaD/ThiS family protein, translating to MMIRVEIYPRTEALSEKRYLEAEPDTTLRQFMGRLVEAHGSHLGMDFIDQTTGEIKLHYMVVINGKRVSPSERDEMILKDGDVVSIIRPHTGG from the coding sequence ATGATGATACGGGTAGAAATCTACCCCAGGACAGAAGCTCTCAGTGAGAAGCGTTATCTGGAAGCGGAACCAGATACGACGCTGAGGCAATTCATGGGACGGTTGGTTGAAGCGCACGGTTCTCACTTGGGTATGGATTTCATTGATCAGACGACCGGAGAAATCAAACTCCACTACATGGTGGTGATCAATGGGAAGCGGGTATCCCCGTCTGAAAGGGACGAGATGATTCTGAAAGACGGCGATGTGGTTTCGATCATCAGGCCTCATACCGGCGGGTAG